The following proteins are co-located in the Dromiciops gliroides isolate mDroGli1 chromosome 2, mDroGli1.pri, whole genome shotgun sequence genome:
- the LOC122738586 gene encoding granzyme B(G,H)-like, giving the protein MHFLFLLLVTLLQSPPARAGEIIGGQEAKPLSRPYMAYLKYSKNNEEYTCGAFLIQEDFLLTAAHCWGSSINVTLGAHNIKKSETTQQQIPVLRAIPHEKYDSKTFNNDIMLIKLKEKAKLTRAVGLLALPRRKNSLRPRMRCIVAGWGCDLEEKYPDTLQEVEIKVRKEQECMAQYHGEYKVSTQICAGDPEHQKASFKGDSGGPLVCDRVAQGIVSYGCEDGTCPQVYTRISSFLGWIKRTMNAHKY; this is encoded by the exons ATGCATTTCCTGTTCCTTCTCTTGGTGACCTTGCTTCAATCTCCTCCTGCTAGAGCTG GGGAAATTATTGGAGGCCAGGAGGCAAAACCCCTTTCCAGGCCATACATGGCATATCTGAAgtacagcaaaaataatgaagaatataCATGTGGTGCTTTCCTGATTCAAGAAGACTTTTTGCTGACAGCAGCTCACTGCTGGGGAAG TTCAATAAATGTCACTCTGGGGGCCCACAACATCAAGAAGTCAGAAACGACCCAGCAACAGATTCCTGTGCTCAGAGCTATTCCCCATGAAAAATATGACAGCAAGACCTTCAACAATGACATTATGCTAATAAAG CTGAAGGAGAAGGCTAAGCTGACCAGAGCTGTTGGGCTCTTGGCCTTGCCCAGGAGGAAGAACAGTCTGAGGCCTAGGATGCGTTGTATTGTGGCAGGCTGGGGGTGTGACCTCGAGGAGAAATATCCAGACACACTTCAGGAGGTGGAGATAAAAGTGAGGAAGGAGCAAGAGTGCATGGCCCAATACCATGGAGAGTACAAGGTCTCTACCCAGATTTGTGCTGGAGATCCAGAACACCAAAAGGCTTCCTTTAAG GGAGATTCTGGAGGTCCTCTTGTGTGTGACAGAGTGGCCCAGGGCATTGTCTCCTATGGATGTGAAGATGGGACATGCCCCCAAGTCTATACCCGGATCTCCAGCTTCTTAGGATGGATCAAGAGAACAATGAATGCACACAAGTACTAA